A stretch of the Veillonella parvula DSM 2008 genome encodes the following:
- a CDS encoding KpsF/GutQ family sugar-phosphate isomerase, with product MTILEQAAQVLHEEARAIEELSSRLDHNFVNAVNMILACKGRVVCTGMGKSGHIGRKIAATLASTGTPALFMHPGEGVHGDLGMITEDDVVLAFSNSGETGEIISILPSLRRIGAKLICVVGKPESTLAKNSDIVLLAEVEREACPLGLAPTTSTTVALALGDALAVCLLERHHFTPENFAVFHPGGSLGRKLLLTVENIMHGGEDNPTVFKGATVRDALFVMTEKGLGATNVIDEEGHLLGLVTDGDVRRGLDSGSNFLEWPVEDMMTSMPRTITKDKLAAEALHLMEKNQPRPITVLPVVDTNNVCLGIVHITDLLRRGIV from the coding sequence GTGACTATTTTAGAACAAGCGGCACAGGTGCTTCATGAGGAAGCTCGTGCTATTGAAGAATTAAGTTCTCGTTTGGATCACAATTTTGTAAATGCTGTAAATATGATTTTGGCCTGTAAGGGCCGTGTAGTATGTACAGGAATGGGAAAATCTGGTCATATTGGTCGTAAAATTGCGGCTACCTTGGCTAGTACAGGGACACCAGCACTTTTTATGCATCCTGGTGAAGGCGTGCATGGTGATCTTGGTATGATTACTGAAGATGATGTAGTGTTAGCATTTTCTAATAGTGGTGAAACAGGAGAAATCATTAGTATTTTGCCGTCTCTGCGCCGCATAGGAGCTAAATTAATCTGTGTTGTAGGGAAACCAGAGTCTACATTAGCAAAAAATTCTGATATTGTATTGTTGGCAGAGGTAGAACGAGAAGCTTGTCCATTGGGTTTAGCACCTACTACAAGTACTACTGTTGCTCTAGCACTAGGTGATGCGTTAGCGGTATGTTTATTGGAACGCCATCATTTTACTCCAGAAAACTTTGCTGTATTCCATCCAGGTGGTTCTTTAGGTCGCAAATTATTGTTGACTGTAGAAAATATCATGCATGGTGGCGAGGATAATCCAACAGTATTTAAAGGGGCTACCGTTCGTGATGCACTCTTTGTAATGACAGAAAAAGGGTTAGGTGCTACAAATGTTATTGATGAAGAAGGACATTTGTTAGGTCTAGTTACTGATGGTGATGTGCGTCGTGGACTTGATTCTGGCAGCAATTTTTTAGAATGGCCCGTAGAGGATATGATGACGTCTATGCCGCGTACGATTACAAAGGATAAACTGGCCGCAGAAGCGCTTCATTTGATGGAGAAAAATCAACCCCGCCCTATTACCGTATTACCAGTGGTTGATACTAATAATGTATGTCTTGGCATTGTTCACATCACGGATTTATTGCGTAGAGGCATTGTATAA
- a CDS encoding KdsC family phosphatase — MNIQWIVLDVDGVLSDGTLIYTSTGEELKAFSVKDGLGLTAARKSGIKLAIITARVSPMVEHRAKELDFDELLMGHTNKTEALRTLCKKHQIDLDSVAYMGDDLNDLGALQLVGLPMAPNNAVLEVKSIAKFISTVNGGHGAVREAVEYILKNQGLWDSVVADYAREAHAHGQ; from the coding sequence ATGAATATTCAATGGATTGTTCTCGATGTTGATGGAGTTTTATCAGATGGAACTCTAATTTACACATCGACTGGAGAAGAGCTCAAAGCCTTTTCTGTCAAAGATGGTTTAGGCTTGACTGCGGCTCGTAAATCAGGGATAAAGTTAGCAATTATCACGGCTCGCGTATCTCCGATGGTAGAGCATCGTGCGAAGGAGTTAGATTTTGATGAACTTCTTATGGGGCATACTAATAAAACTGAAGCATTAAGAACTCTTTGTAAAAAACATCAAATCGACTTAGATTCGGTTGCTTACATGGGGGATGATCTTAATGATTTAGGGGCTCTTCAACTCGTAGGTTTGCCGATGGCACCAAATAATGCGGTATTAGAGGTTAAATCAATAGCTAAATTTATTTCTACCGTCAATGGTGGACATGGTGCTGTTAGAGAGGCTGTAGAATATATCCTGAAGAATCAAGGTTTATGGGATTCTGTTGTTGCAGATTATGCGCGAGAGGCCCATGCTCATGGACAATAA
- a CDS encoding lysophospholipid acyltransferase family protein encodes MNNEWQYHLVKGISWLVCRLPYKLILLIGACLGPVYGLIAKKQKLRGINNIKIGMNMNDQEAEQLINKLFKNLGRSVMEVLYMPNLTKSFINKHIEMRGVEHLEKAIAEDKGVIVLTGHVGNWEWMGAAMAAHGYPSTTIVKKQPNAQFTRLMNEYREMVGLDVFASGGNEIVSAAKALKKKKLLGFLADQDGYINGLPVPFLGQDSSAVMGPATFAKKFGSPVVPIFASRKPEGGHIVHILPALHYEETGDEDVDMYRLTEACVRVTEEFIREHPDEWLWFQHRWMTKMDQIIDYDKKIAIRERAHEKQ; translated from the coding sequence ATGAATAACGAATGGCAATACCATTTAGTTAAAGGCATTAGTTGGCTTGTTTGTCGACTACCATACAAGCTCATTTTGCTCATAGGCGCTTGTTTAGGTCCTGTATATGGGCTAATAGCGAAGAAGCAAAAACTTAGAGGCATAAATAATATTAAAATTGGCATGAATATGAACGATCAAGAGGCGGAACAATTAATTAATAAGTTGTTTAAAAATCTTGGTCGCAGTGTTATGGAAGTATTATACATGCCAAACCTGACGAAATCCTTTATCAATAAACACATAGAGATGCGTGGTGTTGAACATTTAGAAAAGGCCATTGCTGAAGATAAGGGAGTTATCGTTCTTACTGGCCATGTAGGCAACTGGGAATGGATGGGGGCTGCTATGGCAGCTCATGGATATCCTTCCACTACAATTGTTAAGAAACAACCTAATGCTCAATTTACACGCCTTATGAATGAATATCGTGAGATGGTGGGGCTTGACGTATTTGCTAGTGGTGGCAACGAAATCGTTTCTGCTGCTAAGGCTTTAAAAAAGAAAAAACTTCTTGGATTCTTAGCTGACCAAGATGGATATATAAATGGTTTACCAGTTCCGTTTTTGGGACAAGATTCATCAGCTGTTATGGGACCAGCAACATTTGCAAAGAAATTTGGCTCTCCTGTAGTACCTATTTTTGCATCTCGTAAGCCTGAAGGAGGACATATCGTTCATATCTTGCCAGCATTACATTATGAGGAAACTGGTGATGAAGATGTTGATATGTATCGTCTAACTGAAGCCTGTGTACGTGTTACGGAAGAATTTATTCGTGAACATCCAGATGAGTGGCTTTGGTTCCAACATCGTTGGATGACTAAGATGGATCAAATTATTGATTACGATAAGAAGATAGCTATACGGGAGAGAGCGCATGAAAAACAATAA
- the lptC gene encoding LPS export ABC transporter periplasmic protein LptC — MKNNKKLIAIVVAIVLALIGLIVFIMKDSNEANSTQNQSGQLVNFQGADLQEEKDGKLVWALSAEKIEYDPRTKAIVLTNLKGLFYQDDVTTTITAPHAVLTGDRNSLDIDQGVTATNTEGAEFKTEALHFDNKTKTLTSKTAFTYNSKDVTLTGDKLEGNMSLKIIKAIGHAKLTKK; from the coding sequence ATGAAAAACAATAAAAAGTTAATTGCCATTGTGGTCGCTATAGTATTAGCTCTAATCGGTCTTATTGTATTTATTATGAAAGACTCTAATGAGGCTAATTCCACTCAAAATCAAAGTGGACAACTCGTTAATTTCCAAGGTGCGGACTTGCAAGAGGAAAAGGATGGCAAGTTAGTATGGGCATTATCGGCTGAGAAGATTGAATATGACCCGCGTACAAAAGCTATCGTTCTGACCAATTTGAAAGGTCTGTTCTATCAAGATGATGTGACTACTACGATTACAGCTCCTCATGCTGTACTGACGGGTGATCGAAACTCTCTTGATATTGATCAAGGCGTTACTGCTACCAATACGGAAGGTGCAGAATTTAAAACTGAGGCCCTTCATTTTGATAACAAAACGAAAACATTGACATCTAAAACGGCTTTCACTTATAACAGTAAGGATGTAACCCTCACAGGTGACAAGCTTGAGGGCAATATGTCTTTAAAAATTATTAAAGCCATTGGACATGCGAAATTAACAAAGAAGTAA
- a CDS encoding LptA/OstA family protein translates to MMNKKKQIGMAILAVLMTASVTVWAANDPLTISADTLSYDGNSGRADATGNVVITQADKTMTGAKGWYNTKTQEANLDGGVSMIGSDMAMSAQAVHSYNNNKFTANGSVHLQRADRQIFGDSVEYSTDSEYGLVTGNARLIAEGTTLTGDKVEGWMKEVRAVAQGNVTFSNPERNVSGSADRATYTQTPNQNDGVVLLSGSAHAVQNGNVLNAPELKIRLADDSAETLGGRSTLVIVPNK, encoded by the coding sequence ATGATGAATAAGAAAAAACAGATTGGTATGGCTATATTAGCTGTACTCATGACCGCATCTGTTACAGTTTGGGCTGCAAATGATCCGTTGACTATCAGCGCTGATACATTGTCTTATGATGGCAATTCAGGTCGTGCAGATGCAACAGGTAATGTTGTTATTACCCAAGCGGATAAAACTATGACTGGTGCCAAGGGTTGGTACAATACAAAAACTCAAGAAGCAAATCTTGATGGTGGTGTATCTATGATTGGTTCTGATATGGCCATGTCTGCTCAAGCGGTTCACAGTTACAATAATAATAAATTCACTGCTAATGGTAGCGTTCATTTACAACGTGCTGATCGCCAAATCTTTGGCGACAGTGTTGAGTATAGTACTGACTCTGAATACGGTCTTGTTACAGGCAATGCCCGTTTGATTGCTGAAGGGACAACCTTAACCGGTGATAAGGTAGAAGGATGGATGAAGGAAGTTCGTGCTGTAGCGCAAGGTAATGTTACCTTCTCTAATCCTGAACGAAACGTGTCTGGTTCTGCTGACCGAGCTACATATACACAAACGCCAAACCAAAATGATGGAGTGGTACTCTTATCGGGTTCTGCGCATGCCGTTCAAAATGGTAATGTACTGAATGCACCGGAACTGAAAATTCGTTTAGCTGATGATTCTGCTGAAACATTAGGTGGACGTAGTACACTCGTCATTGTTCCGAATAAATAA
- the lptB gene encoding LPS export ABC transporter ATP-binding protein, whose product MYIETKNLVKTFSGRNVVDGVSLRVDKGQVVGLLGPNGAGKTTSFYMIVGIERPSSGIITVDGKDITNIPMYKRAAEGIGYLPQEASIFRSMSVEDNIRAMLQITAKKSDEIEAIVESLIEEFHIGHVRDRMGMQLSGGERRRVEIARCLALEPNFILLDEPFAGVDPIAVADIQQIILHVKNRGIGILITDHNVRETLGIVDKAYILSNGKILLEGTPDEIANDPIAREHYLGDNFKL is encoded by the coding sequence ATGTATATAGAAACCAAAAACTTAGTTAAAACCTTTAGCGGACGCAATGTGGTAGATGGTGTAAGTCTACGCGTTGATAAAGGCCAAGTTGTAGGTCTATTAGGGCCTAATGGGGCCGGTAAAACTACGTCATTTTATATGATTGTAGGCATTGAAAGACCAAGTTCTGGTATCATTACCGTTGATGGCAAGGATATAACAAATATTCCTATGTATAAGCGGGCGGCTGAAGGGATTGGATACTTACCGCAAGAGGCATCAATCTTTCGTTCCATGTCTGTAGAGGACAATATTCGTGCCATGCTACAGATTACGGCAAAAAAATCTGATGAGATTGAAGCTATCGTGGAATCATTGATTGAAGAATTTCATATTGGACATGTCCGTGACCGTATGGGGATGCAATTATCTGGTGGTGAACGACGTCGTGTAGAAATTGCGCGTTGCCTCGCCTTAGAACCTAATTTCATCCTTCTTGATGAACCTTTTGCAGGTGTCGATCCAATTGCGGTTGCTGATATTCAGCAAATTATCTTACACGTTAAGAACCGAGGTATTGGTATCTTGATTACAGACCATAATGTTCGCGAAACATTGGGGATTGTAGATAAGGCTTATATTTTGAGTAATGGTAAAATCCTCCTAGAGGGTACCCCTGATGAAATTGCGAATGATCCAATCGCTCGTGAACATTATTTAGGGGATAACTTTAAATTATAG
- a CDS encoding LptF/LptG family permease, whose product MRLLDKYILKAFVGPFLFGVFAFTSIFIGTGTLFRIAQYITEYGAPLLLVMQAFVLALPSIVILTFPMSVLLASLMTFSRLSSTSEIVVMRAGGLSFLRLAMPVYIIALIISIGAVAFNEFVVPRTNHMYQTIVREQIMKNASPQTQNHIVLKTMNGDELGTLMYAKSYDAETKQLSMITVQQFGEGGKLQQVENADTAIWNGQYWVMQNGIIYDLSAGNGVERTMKFKEQSLPIKSAPKDIQQDQRKPEELTIKELRHQIRAYKAAYTNANKLEMEMYQRFTIPLASFVFALVGAPLGLQKQRSSSSIGFGISILIIFIYYGVMTFAGALGKGGALPTLLAALIPDTLGIIAGLYLNWRVSK is encoded by the coding sequence ATGCGATTATTAGATAAATATATTTTAAAAGCTTTTGTAGGCCCATTCCTATTTGGGGTTTTTGCTTTTACTAGTATTTTTATTGGTACAGGCACATTGTTTAGGATTGCTCAATATATTACTGAATATGGAGCACCATTGTTGCTTGTTATGCAAGCATTTGTCTTGGCTTTACCAAGTATTGTTATTTTAACATTCCCAATGTCAGTACTATTGGCTTCTCTTATGACTTTTAGTCGTTTGAGTAGCACTAGTGAAATCGTTGTTATGCGTGCTGGAGGTCTAAGCTTTTTACGCTTGGCCATGCCTGTATATATTATTGCCCTCATCATTTCCATTGGGGCAGTAGCATTTAATGAATTTGTTGTACCTCGTACAAATCATATGTATCAAACGATTGTGCGCGAACAAATTATGAAAAATGCATCACCTCAAACACAAAATCATATTGTGTTAAAAACGATGAATGGTGATGAGCTAGGCACATTGATGTATGCTAAGAGCTATGATGCTGAAACCAAACAGTTGTCCATGATTACGGTTCAACAATTTGGGGAGGGCGGCAAGTTACAACAAGTTGAAAATGCTGATACAGCTATCTGGAATGGTCAATATTGGGTGATGCAGAATGGTATCATCTATGATTTATCAGCTGGTAATGGTGTTGAACGTACCATGAAATTTAAGGAGCAATCATTGCCGATTAAGTCTGCCCCAAAAGATATTCAACAAGATCAACGTAAGCCTGAGGAATTGACGATTAAGGAGTTACGTCACCAAATCAGAGCTTATAAGGCTGCTTATACTAATGCTAATAAACTTGAAATGGAAATGTACCAACGCTTTACAATTCCGTTGGCAAGTTTTGTATTTGCTCTCGTAGGTGCACCTTTAGGCCTTCAAAAGCAACGCTCTAGCTCATCTATCGGCTTTGGTATTAGTATTCTCATCATCTTTATTTATTATGGGGTGATGACCTTTGCTGGTGCTTTAGGGAAAGGTGGAGCATTGCCAACCTTATTGGCTGCATTAATACCGGATACATTAGGTATTATTGCAGGGCTGTATTTGAATTGGCGTGTATCGAAATAA
- a CDS encoding DUF3084 domain-containing protein produces the protein MLVGVKILIIIALMGGLIAYMGDKLGTKIGKRRMSLFGLRPKHTSIIVTIVTGLLVAAATVGVLTFTSQSVRTALFGMDQLRADMKQLNNEVAAKTQELIRGQALLEQNKQELEERMAEIEQIRREVEATKAELASAQAAKDATEAELASLQASYAEVSQKVAELEATRAKMEAHIKNLQNTQEQLQNGIIHLREGTILFQVDQLLAQAVVRPGLSEEDSNNAIKHIIDDTNKLVLRRLGIEDNGQSVVYVDRQNVEVATQKLINSKTPMVVQVVAAGNIISGEPAVAVIQVYPQQFIYKNGEVIHSTVIDGGTNAQSSMLQFLKQVNERAKAKGIIPDSLSGDIGTIPGDDLFTAIKRISTMRGKVHVEAYTDGDTYSSGPVHLKLRITQMPDFNDKAKM, from the coding sequence ATGTTAGTAGGTGTTAAAATCTTAATAATTATAGCTCTTATGGGTGGTCTCATTGCTTACATGGGGGATAAGCTAGGCACTAAAATTGGTAAACGTCGTATGTCCCTCTTTGGATTACGACCTAAGCACACATCTATTATAGTTACTATTGTGACAGGCCTTTTAGTTGCAGCAGCTACGGTTGGGGTATTAACCTTTACGTCTCAAAGTGTGCGAACCGCATTGTTCGGTATGGATCAGTTGCGAGCTGATATGAAGCAGCTGAATAATGAGGTTGCTGCAAAGACGCAAGAACTGATTCGTGGGCAGGCTTTGTTAGAACAAAATAAACAAGAGCTTGAAGAACGGATGGCTGAGATTGAACAAATTCGCCGTGAAGTAGAGGCTACAAAAGCTGAATTGGCGAGTGCACAAGCTGCTAAAGACGCAACAGAAGCCGAATTGGCATCTTTACAAGCCTCTTATGCAGAGGTGTCTCAAAAGGTAGCTGAGCTTGAAGCAACACGTGCTAAGATGGAAGCGCATATTAAGAATCTACAAAATACACAAGAACAATTGCAGAATGGCATCATTCATTTACGGGAAGGAACCATTCTCTTCCAAGTAGATCAGTTATTAGCACAAGCTGTTGTACGACCTGGTTTAAGTGAAGAAGATAGTAATAATGCTATTAAACATATTATCGATGATACAAATAAACTTGTTTTACGTCGCTTAGGTATAGAAGATAATGGTCAATCCGTTGTGTATGTAGATCGACAAAATGTTGAGGTAGCTACTCAAAAGCTAATCAATTCCAAGACTCCTATGGTGGTTCAAGTTGTGGCAGCCGGAAATATTATTTCAGGTGAACCTGCAGTTGCAGTTATTCAAGTATATCCACAACAATTTATCTATAAAAATGGAGAGGTAATTCACTCTACAGTAATTGATGGGGGTACTAATGCTCAATCGTCTATGCTTCAATTCTTGAAACAAGTAAATGAACGTGCTAAGGCAAAGGGTATTATTCCTGATTCCTTATCAGGTGATATTGGAACGATACCTGGTGATGATTTGTTTACAGCCATTAAAAGAATAAGTACTATGCGTGGCAAGGTTCATGTGGAAGCTTATACTGATGGCGACACATATTCATCTGGTCCTGTTCACCTCAAGTTGCGTATTACTCAAATGCCAGATTTCAATGATAAGGCAAAAATGTAA
- a CDS encoding YitT family protein, with translation MTNETSMRNWSNLIMRCVMMTLGALIYTIGLDLFLVPNSIIDGGVVGISLMAAELSGISFSIFVVLFNLPFLYLGYKVIGKGFTLSTLFSIIWMAIFSTIAHRFTPITTDPFLGSIFGGIILGIGVGLIIRNGGSLDGSEIVAIIFDKRSTFSVGEIVMAMNLVILGAAGFVYSWNSAMYSLIAYFIAYKMIDVTITGLEESKGVMIITDADNSKIIADALNANLNRGVTIMYGEGGYLKQPKHVLYSVVTRLEITRLKDTVYEVDPTAFITIQDVHDVFGGRFTKGGH, from the coding sequence ATGACGAATGAAACTTCAATGCGTAACTGGTCAAATCTTATTATGCGCTGTGTAATGATGACTCTAGGTGCCTTAATATATACGATAGGGTTAGATTTATTCTTAGTACCCAATAGTATCATTGACGGTGGGGTAGTTGGTATATCTTTGATGGCTGCGGAACTATCAGGTATTTCTTTTAGCATTTTCGTAGTACTTTTCAACTTACCCTTTTTATATTTAGGCTATAAAGTAATTGGTAAAGGATTTACCTTGTCTACTTTGTTCTCTATTATATGGATGGCAATATTTTCTACCATTGCACACCGCTTTACACCTATTACAACTGACCCATTTTTAGGGTCAATCTTTGGTGGTATAATCTTAGGTATTGGGGTAGGGCTAATTATTCGTAATGGTGGCTCATTAGATGGATCTGAAATTGTAGCTATTATCTTTGATAAACGGTCCACCTTTTCTGTAGGCGAAATTGTAATGGCCATGAATTTAGTTATTCTTGGAGCAGCGGGCTTTGTATATAGTTGGAATAGTGCCATGTATTCCTTAATTGCTTATTTTATTGCTTATAAGATGATTGATGTGACCATCACTGGACTTGAAGAATCTAAAGGGGTTATGATTATTACCGATGCAGATAATTCCAAGATTATTGCTGATGCATTAAATGCTAATCTTAATCGTGGTGTTACTATTATGTACGGAGAAGGTGGGTATTTAAAACAACCGAAACATGTATTATATTCTGTAGTAACGCGGCTAGAAATTACAAGATTAAAGGATACCGTTTATGAAGTAGATCCTACAGCATTTATTACGATCCAAGACGTACATGATGTCTTTGGTGGGAGATTTACGAAAGGTGGTCATTAA
- the lepB gene encoding signal peptidase I, with the protein MSNKLGNTIVKEILDWIYAIALALIIAMIIHIFLIQPTRVSGESMDDTLHNGQYLIVTKWHHIMNDMPEYGQIVIIDSRVNRVRTWVDDVKEPLMNYASVFNKSAQTNDVWVKRVIGRPGDVLEFKDGYVWRNGEKLQEPYTKDTKMNYTRSTPVTVPEGHVFVMGDNRNHSSDSRFIGPVPVDHILGFVSYAI; encoded by the coding sequence ATGAGTAATAAGTTAGGTAATACAATAGTAAAAGAAATATTAGATTGGATTTATGCTATTGCATTGGCATTAATCATTGCTATGATAATTCATATTTTCTTGATTCAACCTACTAGAGTGTCTGGGGAATCAATGGATGATACATTACACAATGGACAATATTTGATTGTTACCAAATGGCATCATATTATGAATGATATGCCCGAATATGGACAAATCGTTATTATTGATAGTCGTGTTAATCGTGTTCGTACATGGGTGGATGATGTAAAAGAACCACTGATGAACTATGCATCTGTTTTTAATAAATCCGCTCAAACAAATGATGTATGGGTAAAACGTGTAATAGGTAGACCTGGTGATGTACTAGAGTTTAAAGATGGGTATGTATGGCGTAATGGAGAGAAATTACAAGAGCCATATACAAAAGATACAAAAATGAATTATACTCGGTCTACACCTGTAACAGTTCCTGAAGGTCATGTATTTGTGATGGGGGATAATCGTAATCATTCTAGTGATAGTCGGTTTATCGGCCCAGTTCCTGTTGACCATATTTTAGGATTTGTTTCTTACGCAATTTAA
- a CDS encoding S-layer homology domain-containing protein produces MKKQFATMLAATAVLGVTTAFAANPFSDVTPDSWAYQAVSQLAQSGIVNGYPDGTFKGQNNITRYEMAQMVAKAMANQDRANAEQQAMINRLADEFSNELNNLGVRVSRLEDRVGNVKVTGDARIRYQGSEDKGVYKANSKSLTDGRARVQFNANVNDKTQAVVRVKGNYEFGDSTKGSQATIDRAYVDHKFGSNVSAKAGRFQQTIGGGLMYDDTFDGAQLNVGNDKVQVQGAYGYMIDGAADGNSKSDNPSVSYVGLKGKVGKESSVGGFYSRLSSGNLNHNGVTVNSDKQDVYGFNADFRKNKLWAGGEWLKASNVDNSQAWTAGLGYGNYDIAKKGTWDVKGQYFNQKANAPIVSSTWDQAYDLTNTSNGYKGYMASVDYAVQDNVGLSAGYGFNSKDQSGNDLSDFYRAELNYKF; encoded by the coding sequence ATGAAAAAACAATTCGCAACAATGTTAGCAGCAACAGCAGTGTTAGGTGTAACAACAGCATTTGCTGCAAATCCATTCTCCGATGTAACTCCAGATAGTTGGGCATACCAAGCAGTATCTCAATTAGCACAATCTGGTATCGTTAATGGTTATCCAGATGGCACTTTCAAAGGCCAAAACAATATCACTCGTTATGAAATGGCTCAAATGGTAGCTAAAGCTATGGCTAACCAAGATCGTGCTAACGCTGAACAACAAGCTATGATTAACCGATTGGCAGATGAGTTCTCTAACGAGTTGAACAACCTTGGCGTTCGAGTATCTCGCTTAGAAGACCGTGTAGGTAATGTAAAGGTAACTGGTGATGCTCGTATCCGTTACCAAGGTTCTGAAGACAAAGGTGTTTACAAAGCTAATAGTAAATCTTTAACTGACGGCCGTGCACGTGTACAATTCAATGCTAATGTAAATGATAAAACACAAGCAGTTGTTCGTGTAAAAGGTAATTACGAATTTGGTGACTCTACTAAAGGTTCTCAAGCAACAATCGATCGTGCTTACGTAGATCACAAATTTGGTAGCAACGTATCTGCTAAAGCTGGTCGTTTCCAACAAACAATTGGTGGCGGTTTGATGTACGATGATACATTTGATGGTGCACAATTGAACGTAGGTAATGATAAAGTTCAAGTACAAGGTGCATATGGTTATATGATTGATGGTGCTGCTGATGGCAACTCCAAATCTGATAACCCATCTGTATCCTATGTAGGCTTAAAAGGTAAAGTTGGTAAAGAATCCTCTGTTGGTGGTTTCTACTCCAGATTATCTAGCGGCAACTTGAACCACAATGGTGTAACAGTTAATTCCGATAAACAAGATGTTTACGGTTTCAATGCGGACTTCCGTAAAAATAAATTGTGGGCTGGCGGTGAATGGTTGAAAGCTTCCAACGTAGATAATTCTCAAGCTTGGACAGCAGGTCTTGGCTATGGTAACTACGACATCGCTAAAAAAGGTACATGGGATGTGAAAGGTCAATACTTCAACCAAAAAGCTAATGCACCAATCGTAAGTTCCACTTGGGATCAAGCATATGATTTAACAAATACATCTAATGGTTACAAAGGTTACATGGCTAGCGTAGACTACGCAGTACAAGATAACGTAGGTTTATCCGCTGGTTATGGTTTCAACTCTAAAGACCAAAGCGGTAATGATCTTTCCGATTTCTACCGTGCAGAATTAAATTACAAATTCTAA
- a CDS encoding putative porin produces the protein MKKQFAAIFAATAVLGVTTAFAANPFSDVTPDSWAYQAVSQLANAGVINGYPDGTFKGQNNITRYEMAQMVAKAMANQDRANAEQQAMINRLADEFSNELNNLGVRVARLEDRVGNVKVTGDARLRYRDAEHAKSKFDARARVQFNAKVNDRTDAVVRLTSGNFELGNSTTEGNANATIDRAYVNHKFGERVSLKAGRFGQVIGGGLMFDGTFDGAQLNVGNDKIQAQAAYGYMVSGEAAGLTKEENVTDTYLGLTGKVGKNTMVGGFYDRVNQSDDVKNIYGFNADANFDKVWVGGEWLKASNLEKSQAWTAGVGFGNYDIKKQGTWDVKGQYFNQKENAPIVDTTYNHLYTQDAKGWMATVNYALQNNVGLSANYGFDWKTQSGSDLSDFYRAELNYKF, from the coding sequence ATGAAAAAACAATTCGCAGCAATCTTTGCAGCAACAGCAGTTTTGGGTGTAACTACTGCATTCGCAGCTAACCCATTCTCCGATGTAACTCCAGATTCTTGGGCGTACCAAGCAGTTTCTCAATTGGCTAACGCTGGTGTTATCAATGGTTACCCAGATGGCACTTTCAAAGGTCAAAACAACATCACTCGTTACGAAATGGCTCAAATGGTAGCTAAAGCTATGGCTAACCAAGACCGCGCTAACGCTGAACAACAAGCTATGATTAACCGTTTGGCTGATGAATTCTCCAACGAATTGAACAACTTGGGCGTTCGTGTAGCTCGCTTGGAAGACCGCGTTGGTAATGTAAAAGTTACTGGTGATGCTCGTCTTCGTTACCGTGATGCTGAACATGCTAAATCTAAATTTGACGCTCGTGCACGTGTACAATTCAACGCAAAAGTTAACGATCGTACAGACGCTGTAGTTCGTTTGACTTCTGGTAACTTCGAATTGGGTAACTCCACTACTGAAGGTAATGCAAATGCTACAATCGATCGCGCATATGTTAACCACAAATTCGGCGAACGCGTATCCTTGAAAGCTGGTCGTTTCGGTCAAGTTATCGGTGGCGGCTTGATGTTCGACGGCACATTCGACGGTGCTCAATTGAACGTTGGCAACGACAAAATCCAAGCTCAAGCAGCTTACGGTTATATGGTATCCGGTGAAGCAGCTGGCTTGACTAAAGAAGAAAACGTAACTGATACTTACCTTGGCTTAACTGGTAAAGTTGGTAAAAACACTATGGTAGGCGGTTTCTATGATCGTGTAAACCAATCCGATGATGTTAAAAACATCTATGGTTTCAATGCTGATGCTAACTTCGATAAAGTTTGGGTTGGTGGTGAATGGTTGAAAGCTTCCAACCTTGAAAAATCTCAAGCTTGGACAGCAGGCGTAGGTTTTGGTAACTATGACATCAAAAAACAAGGTACTTGGGATGTGAAAGGTCAATACTTTAACCAAAAAGAAAATGCACCTATCGTAGATACTACTTATAATCATCTTTACACTCAAGATGCTAAAGGTTGGATGGCAACTGTTAACTATGCATTGCAAAACAACGTTGGTTTGTCCGCTAACTACGGTTTCGACTGGAAAACTCAAAGCGGTTCCGATCTTAGCGATTTCTACCGTGCAGAACTTAACTACAAATTCTAA